In Leishmania braziliensis MHOM/BR/75/M2904 complete genome, chromosome 31, one genomic interval encodes:
- a CDS encoding putative calpain-like cysteine peptidase, whose product MSVAMAEQQPPEFPPGYVMPLPSRPSKMDEDALHPVRVPTPLPDLLPRSMKDIQKMRNLQSDGDAAKKYVPPRRDLPPPYVNDDECDEFEDKTIDTTILNMSEKDRAKRTGQAYQLNGPSIEGDVTPVFENGLLFKVVTPDGTWYYYNDTDKYEMHVKFTFGAKSDLQPGDKVELYVMNTNELSASLVIFPGETTKLVSGKINGFKCSAKAVPLNDDKRDILYGEVNDRIADDLMDMAQAIGVREDDLTEEKVLAYCEENEKPYIDCDFRPCDYSLYRSDVDTYLPRFIPWHRPSTWIPEEQLKEVRLFRREILPSQVTHGSIGDTYLVSAMAALTDANGGRLHDLFRHPVSAANGKIERALGAYWVTINFNGWWLPVLLDDFLPATHDGPEFARCAVDMRRMWVALLEKTYAKVHGSYANIARGDPLEPLSEFTGFPVTRYESFWEDARAGDDSLFQEMHSYDRMGYLQVLCTPSDGGEVFGNTNVVSANPELESAYEKMGLLLHHGYAVLQAEYFEDLDLRLLRLRNPWGNGSEWTGAWGKSDKRWSKYPSVHNACYKHGGSPADPDRTFWMEWSDALKMFSGGGCCHLRTPWLDYRVRGEFAHGIPTISFEINVSAPTEAYITLSQEDERDDPSLEYHALLLSVFRHSGKKEKLDATSNSLVEKPDRQLKFNFSRDVALKYTFLPEHSPYFVIPRIHDPSVTKPYVMGLLLDTYVGNGIKVEFKRVDRNCRVFANMPSFTQAGMMEDTAAEYQIRTPRQPIECIGEEIVDERLREFGIME is encoded by the coding sequence ATGTCTGTTGCAATGGCCGAGCAGCAACCCCCTGAATTCCCGCCGGGCTACgtgatgccgctgccctcGCGTCCGAGCAAGATGGACGAAGACGCGCTGCACCCCGTACGCGTGCCGACACCGCTCCCGGACCTCCTGCCACGCAGCATGAAGGACATCCAGAAGATGCGCAACCTGCAGTCCGATGGAGACGCCGCCAAGAAGTATGTGCCACCGCGCCGCGACCTGCCACCGCCGTACGTGAACGACGACGAGTGCGACGAGTTCGAGGACAAGACGATCGACACGACTATCCTCAACATGTCGGAGAAGGACCGCGCGAAGCGCACGGGCCAAGCCTATCAGCTCAACGGCCCCTCTATCGAGGGTGACGTCACGCCGGTCTTCGAGAACGGCCTGCTGTTCAAGGTGGTAACGCCGGATGGCACTTGGTACTACTACAACGACACAGACAAGTACGAGATGCACGTCAAGTTCACCTTTGGCGCCAAGTCGGACCTGCAGCCCGGGGACAAGGTCGAGCTGTACGTTATGAACACCAACGAGCTGTCCGCCTCCCTCGTTATTTTCCCTGGCGAGACGACGAAGCTGGTCTCCGGCAAGATTAACGGCTTCAAGTGCAGCGCCAAGGCGGTGCCACTGAACGACGACAAGCGTGACATCCTCTACGGTGAAGTCAACGACCGCATTGCCGACGATCTGATGGACATGGCGCAGGCTATCGGTGTGCGTGAGGACGACCTcacagaggagaaggtgctggCGTACTGcgaggagaacgagaagcCGTACATCGACTGCGACTTCCGTCCATGCGATTACTCACTCTACCGCTCTGACGTGGACACGTACCTGCCGCGCTTTATCCCATGGCACCGCCCCTCCACCTGGATCCcggaggagcagctcaagGAGGTGCGCCTCTTCCGCCGCGAAATCCTGCCGTCTCAGGTGACGCACGGCTCCATTGGTGACACCTACCTCGTCTCCGCCATGGCGGCCCTGACCGACGCCAACGGTGGCCGGCTGCATGACCTTTTCCGCCACCCCGTGAGTGCTGCCAACGGCAAGATTGAGCGTGCTCTCGGTGCCTACTGGGTCACGATTAACTTCAACGGTTGGTGGTTGCCGGTGCTTCTCGACGACTTCTTGCCTGCGACGCACGACGGCCCCGAATTTGCGCGGTGCGCGGTCGACATGCGGCGCATGTGGGTGGCACTACTGGAGAAGACCTACGCGAAGGTGCACGGCTCCTACGCAAACATTGCGAGGGGCGATCCGCTGGAGCCGCTCTCGGAGTTTACCGGCTTTCCAGTGACCCGCTACGAGAGCTTCTGGGAGGACGCGCGGGCCGGTGACGACAGCCTATTCCAGGAGATGCACTCCTACGACAGGATGGGGTACCTGCAGGTGCTCTGCACCCCGTCCGACGGGGGCGAGGTATTCGGCAACACGAACGTCGTGAGTGCTAACCCGGAGCTGGAGTCGGCGTACGAGAAGATGGGCCTTCTTCTACACCACGGCtacgcggtgctgcaggcggagTACTTTGAGGACCTcgacctccgcctcctgcgcctccgcAACCCGTGGGGCAACGGCTCCGAGTGGACCGGCGCGTGGGGCAAGAGCGACAAGCGCTGGAGCAAGTACCCGTCCGTGCACAATGCGTGCTACAAGCACGGCGGCAGCCCAGCTGACCCCGACCGCACCTTCTGGATGGAGTGGAGCGACGCGCTCAAGATGTTCTCAGGCGGTGGCTGCTGTCACCTGCGCACGCCGTGGTTGGACTACCGCGTCCGCGGCGAGTTCGCGCATGGCATCCCAACCATCTCTTTCGAGATCAACGTGTCCGCGCCGACAGAGGCCTACATCACTCTCTCGCAGGAGGACGAGCGTGACGACCCGTCGCTGGAGTACCACGCCCTGCTGCTAAGCGTGTTCCGGCACAGCGGCAAGAAGGAGAAGTTGGACGCGACCAGCAACTCGCTGGTGGAGAAACCGGACCGTCAGCTCAAGTTCAACTTCTCGCGCGATGTGGCGTTGAAGTACACATTTTTACCGGAGCACAGCCCGTACTTCGTCATCCCCCGCATCCACGACCCGAGCGTGACGAAGCCGTACGTGATGGGCTTGCTGCTGGACACCTACGTGGGCAACGGTATTAAGGTGGAGTTCAAGCGGGTAGACCGCAACTGTCGCGTCTTTGCGAACATGCCATCCTTTACCCAGGCAGGAATGATGGAGGATACGGCGGCCGAGTACCAGATCCGCACTCCCCGGCAGCCGATCGAGTGTATTGGGGAGGAAATCGTCGACGAGCGACTCCGCGAGTTCGGCATCATGGAGTAG